One genomic segment of Verrucomicrobiia bacterium includes these proteins:
- a CDS encoding amino acid permease yields the protein MSTESGASRQGPALVRAVGVPGAVLMGLGSILGTGIFVGLGVAAGVTGPSVLLAIGLAAVVATFNGLSSAALAASHPVSGGTYEYGYRYLNPALGFTAGWMFLCAKSASAATAALGFAGYVQASLDVPGAHRVPLALAAVVVLTLVVAGGIRRSNQANAIIVSITLLALAAFVLFGLPSAWNGSGADFSSLVSGSGRSQGARGFLQATALMFVAYTGYGRIATLGEEIREPRRLIPRAIVLTLALTALIYGAVGGVAVAAIGADALAAATQKAAAPLVTVASSFSVPFVARLVAVGAITAMLGVLLNLLLGLSRVVLAMARRGDAPSRFSAVDAHGSPRAAVLLVGAIIALLTTLGSVGTTWSFSAFTVLVYYAITNLAALRLPPGDRLYPAWIPALGLASCLGLAFWVEPLIWGAGLALIAAGLLARRLLSRAAPG from the coding sequence ATGAGCACAGAATCCGGAGCAAGCCGCCAGGGGCCCGCCCTCGTGCGCGCGGTCGGCGTTCCCGGCGCCGTGCTCATGGGTCTCGGTTCGATCCTCGGCACGGGAATCTTCGTCGGCCTGGGCGTCGCCGCGGGGGTCACAGGCCCCTCGGTGCTCCTGGCGATCGGGCTCGCCGCAGTGGTGGCCACCTTCAATGGGCTCTCGAGCGCAGCGCTCGCGGCAAGCCATCCGGTCAGCGGCGGCACCTACGAGTACGGCTACCGCTACCTGAACCCGGCGTTGGGGTTCACCGCGGGCTGGATGTTTCTTTGCGCCAAGTCGGCCTCCGCCGCGACCGCAGCCCTCGGCTTTGCAGGCTACGTCCAGGCCTCGCTCGACGTGCCGGGTGCGCATCGCGTGCCGCTCGCTCTTGCCGCCGTGGTCGTCCTGACGCTGGTGGTGGCCGGAGGGATCCGCCGTTCGAACCAGGCCAACGCAATCATTGTCAGCATCACGCTGCTCGCACTTGCCGCCTTCGTCCTCTTCGGCCTTCCATCCGCCTGGAACGGGAGCGGTGCCGACTTCTCGTCGCTGGTCTCCGGCAGCGGCCGGAGCCAGGGCGCCCGGGGATTTCTGCAGGCCACAGCCCTCATGTTTGTCGCCTACACGGGCTATGGCCGCATCGCGACCTTGGGCGAGGAGATTCGGGAACCACGCCGGCTCATTCCGCGCGCCATTGTGCTCACCCTGGCCCTCACCGCACTCATCTACGGGGCGGTTGGCGGCGTGGCCGTCGCCGCGATCGGGGCCGACGCGCTGGCGGCGGCGACCCAGAAGGCCGCGGCGCCTCTCGTCACCGTTGCCTCCAGCTTCAGCGTGCCCTTCGTGGCACGCCTGGTGGCCGTCGGCGCGATCACCGCCATGCTCGGCGTGCTCCTCAACCTGTTGTTGGGACTGTCGCGGGTGGTCCTCGCCATGGCACGCCGCGGTGACGCGCCATCCCGGTTTTCCGCCGTGGATGCCCACGGTTCCCCCAGGGCTGCGGTGCTGCTGGTGGGGGCCATCATCGCCTTGCTGACGACCCTCGGCAGTGTGGGGACGACCTGGTCCTTCAGCGCCTTCACCGTGCTGGTCTACTACGCGATCACCAACCTGGCCGCACTGCGCCTCCCTCCCGGGGATCGCCTCTATCCGGCCTGGATCCCGGCGCTCGGCCTCGCGTCCTGCCTGGGCCTTGCCTTCTGGGTCGAGCCGCTGATCTGGGGCGCCGGCCTGGCGCTGATTGCCGCAGGACTCCTCGCGCGGAGGTTATTGTCCCGCGCTGCGCCCGGTTAG
- a CDS encoding ISAs1 family transposase, producing the protein MTRCTSPRKEPRVHEPISLDDIRILPLTDPSDQKRLQLLLQEHHYLGRIKPVGERMFYAALDTSGRWLAVLVFSAAAKHLKARDQWIGWTRSQRDRRLSLVANNSRFLILPGIHQPNLGSRVLRLTLDRLGSDWQARYGHPILLVETFVDPEQFQGTVYTVQGWQELGFTDGFGRHRRDFYVAHHKPKRLFARELVRNARRSLQSQHLKPALAGVEKKAGARCYAKEAELRALTEHFRDLPDYRTRTESYPAKSLATLLLVAMLCDAPRGQKDLAKLARRLTQNQRRALGIRPSPDGSFPAPSQSTFSRFLGQIDAQALHQRLLQIQAKVRGQPPAEELIVVDGKEPRHGPGEAILGAVSVPGQFYLGCARVDTKTNEVPVARQLFGTMDLSGRTVSMDALHTQDQTARELVLEHGAHYLMTVKNNQPTLRKSIDTTVPAPSAGFSPSAPEPHPGSDDREQPRSP; encoded by the coding sequence GTGACGCGCTGCACCTCGCCCCGCAAAGAGCCCCGAGTTCACGAGCCGATCTCGTTGGATGACATCCGGATCCTCCCCCTGACCGATCCTTCGGACCAGAAGCGGCTCCAGCTTCTGCTCCAGGAGCACCACTACCTGGGCCGGATCAAACCCGTCGGCGAGCGGATGTTCTACGCGGCGCTCGACACCTCCGGGCGCTGGCTGGCGGTGCTGGTCTTCAGCGCGGCAGCCAAGCACCTCAAGGCCCGCGACCAATGGATCGGTTGGACCCGCTCCCAACGTGATCGTCGTCTGAGCCTGGTCGCCAACAACAGCCGCTTTCTCATCCTGCCCGGGATCCATCAGCCCAATCTCGGCTCGCGTGTCCTGCGGCTGACGCTTGATCGCCTCGGCTCGGACTGGCAGGCCCGCTATGGCCATCCCATCCTGTTGGTTGAGACCTTTGTGGATCCCGAGCAGTTCCAGGGCACTGTCTATACGGTCCAAGGATGGCAGGAACTGGGCTTCACCGATGGCTTCGGACGCCATCGCCGGGACTTCTACGTGGCGCACCACAAGCCCAAGCGGCTCTTCGCCCGGGAACTGGTCCGAAACGCTCGCCGAAGCCTGCAGTCCCAGCACCTGAAGCCGGCGTTGGCTGGGGTCGAGAAGAAGGCCGGAGCCCGCTGCTACGCCAAGGAGGCCGAACTGCGCGCCCTGACCGAGCATTTTCGCGACCTGCCCGACTACCGGACGCGTACGGAATCCTACCCGGCAAAGTCCCTGGCCACCCTGCTGCTGGTGGCGATGCTCTGTGACGCCCCACGCGGCCAGAAGGACCTCGCCAAGTTGGCGCGGCGCCTGACCCAGAACCAGCGTCGTGCCTTGGGAATCCGCCCCAGTCCGGACGGTTCCTTTCCGGCCCCTAGTCAGTCAACCTTCTCCCGCTTCCTGGGCCAGATCGATGCCCAAGCCCTCCATCAGCGCCTGCTGCAGATCCAGGCCAAGGTGCGGGGCCAACCTCCGGCCGAGGAGTTGATCGTGGTGGATGGCAAGGAACCCCGGCATGGACCCGGAGAGGCGATCCTGGGGGCGGTCAGCGTGCCGGGGCAGTTCTATCTGGGCTGCGCCCGGGTCGATACCAAGACCAACGAGGTGCCCGTGGCGCGCCAACTCTTCGGCACGATGGATCTGAGCGGGCGGACGGTGTCGATGGATGCCCTGCATACCCAGGACCAGACCGCCCGGGAGCTGGTTCTGGAGCACGGCGCTCACTACCTGATGACCGTGAAGAACAACCAGCCCACGCTGCGAAAGTCCATCGACACCACCGTCCCCGCCCCCTCGGCGGGTTTTTCCCCCTCTGCCCCCGAGCCGCACCCAGGCTCGGACGATCGAGAACAACCGCGGAGCCCGTGA
- a CDS encoding cyclic nucleotide-binding domain-containing protein produces the protein MRIELPETRFCRSLSPEDVALIRSQGARRRFEAGTEVFHEGDPGDGLYIILEGSVSIVTRLPTGHACQLSRMETGDYFGEMAVFDGEPRSATAQVDEPMEAVFVSLDLVQRIVERTPLAGAMLVRDASLRLRDFNHRFLQESLRSERLSLVERLVRSIVHDFRNPLNVIGIAAEMAAAESASPVARRQAQDRILKQIGILNRMMQELVDYTRGSQGPTVMPKISYADFLRDTLLELEAQAAQRGIRIRVVGGLPPVRVRLDGARFSRVFHNLAQNAFEAMAGGAEPLLTLRFEVTPTHVVTEFTDNGPGIDPRHLPHVFEPFFTHGKDHGTGLGLAICERIVQDHGGRITVRSEPGRGAIFLILLPTPLPGDTDTLSRPDAAPGTSGNPP, from the coding sequence ATGCGCATCGAGCTCCCCGAAACCCGGTTCTGTCGCAGCCTGTCGCCGGAGGATGTCGCGCTCATCCGGTCCCAGGGCGCCCGACGCCGCTTCGAGGCGGGCACCGAGGTGTTCCATGAGGGGGATCCGGGGGATGGCCTGTACATCATTCTCGAAGGATCGGTGTCCATCGTCACCCGGCTGCCCACCGGCCACGCCTGCCAGTTGTCGCGCATGGAGACCGGCGATTATTTCGGGGAAATGGCGGTGTTTGACGGCGAACCCCGCTCGGCCACGGCGCAGGTGGACGAACCGATGGAGGCGGTCTTCGTCTCCCTGGACCTGGTGCAACGGATCGTCGAGCGCACACCGCTGGCCGGCGCCATGCTGGTCCGCGACGCGAGCCTGCGCCTCCGGGACTTCAACCATCGCTTCCTCCAGGAATCCCTCCGCAGCGAACGGCTGTCGCTCGTCGAACGTCTCGTCCGCAGCATCGTCCACGACTTCCGGAACCCGCTCAACGTGATCGGCATCGCCGCCGAGATGGCCGCCGCCGAAAGCGCCTCCCCGGTCGCACGCCGCCAGGCCCAGGACCGCATCCTCAAGCAGATCGGCATCCTCAACCGGATGATGCAGGAACTTGTGGACTACACCCGCGGCTCACAGGGACCGACGGTGATGCCCAAGATCTCCTATGCGGACTTCCTTCGGGACACCCTGCTCGAGCTCGAGGCGCAGGCGGCGCAGCGCGGGATCCGCATCCGCGTGGTCGGAGGGCTGCCGCCCGTGCGCGTGCGGCTCGATGGCGCCCGGTTCTCCCGCGTGTTTCACAACCTGGCGCAGAATGCCTTCGAGGCGATGGCCGGCGGGGCGGAGCCGCTGCTCACGCTCCGCTTCGAGGTGACCCCCACCCATGTCGTCACCGAATTCACCGACAACGGACCCGGCATTGACCCCCGGCACCTCCCGCACGTCTTCGAGCCGTTCTTCACCCACGGCAAGGACCATGGCACCGGACTCGGACTCGCAATCTGCGAACGCATCGTGCAGGACCACGGCGGCCGCATCACGGTCCGCAGCGAACCCGGACGCGGCGCCATCTTCCTGATCCTGCTGCCCACGCCGCTGCCGGGGGACACCGACACGCTGTCCCGGCCCGACGCGGCGCCCGGCACCTCCGGCAACCCGCCATGA
- a CDS encoding AbgT family transporter has product MNPADASPAVRTPSRLARVLNRLERAGNRLPDPVLIFVWALAAAWIASTVLSQVAFTDPDPRTFVRDAAGQVVASSPITIRNLLAPAALTTFLSRMVRTFTEFPPLGVVLVAMLGVGVAEQTGFVHAAIKSLLRITPRALLSPMLLLVALLSHSAGDTGYVLVVPLGGLLFAAVGRHPVAGIACAFAGVAAGFSASFLPSTLDPLLQGFTQSAARILDPGRQVNPLCNWYFMSGSSLLILGVGWWLTDRLIEPRLRAGLPVDTTEPAVTEGLGKLTDPERKGLLWGGGSAVAVAGLVTLACLPAASPFRAPDGGLTSHGAPLMDSIVPLIALGFFIPAVAYGYGAGTVRSHRDVVQGMARSMNTMGYYLVMAFCAAQFTYAFRESNLGALLAIRGADLLQRWSLPGGVTVVGIILLAAAVNLLIGSASAKWALLAPVLVPMLMQLKLSPELTQAAFRIGDSSTNVITPLFPYFPLIVAYCQRYSRTAGMGTLIASMLPYCACFLVLWTVLLLAWWGLGIALGPQATYRL; this is encoded by the coding sequence ATGAACCCGGCGGACGCCTCCCCTGCCGTCCGCACCCCGTCGCGGCTGGCCCGCGTCCTCAACCGTCTGGAACGTGCCGGCAACCGCCTGCCCGACCCGGTGCTGATCTTCGTCTGGGCGCTGGCGGCCGCCTGGATCGCCTCTACGGTCCTGTCGCAGGTGGCGTTCACCGATCCCGATCCCCGGACGTTTGTCCGCGATGCCGCCGGCCAGGTCGTGGCCTCCTCGCCGATCACCATCCGCAACCTGCTGGCCCCCGCGGCCCTCACGACCTTTCTGTCGCGCATGGTGCGCACCTTCACCGAATTCCCGCCCCTGGGAGTGGTGCTGGTGGCAATGCTCGGCGTGGGGGTCGCCGAGCAGACCGGATTCGTGCACGCGGCCATCAAGTCCCTGCTGCGGATCACCCCACGGGCCCTGCTGTCCCCGATGCTCCTGCTGGTGGCGCTGTTGAGCCATTCGGCCGGAGACACCGGTTACGTGCTGGTGGTGCCGCTGGGTGGCCTGCTGTTTGCGGCGGTCGGGAGGCATCCGGTGGCCGGCATCGCCTGCGCCTTTGCCGGTGTGGCCGCCGGGTTCAGCGCCTCGTTTCTGCCGTCCACGCTCGATCCGCTGCTGCAGGGTTTCACCCAGTCCGCAGCCCGGATCCTCGATCCCGGGCGTCAGGTGAACCCGCTCTGCAACTGGTATTTCATGAGCGGATCGAGCCTGCTCATCCTGGGCGTCGGCTGGTGGCTTACCGACCGGCTGATCGAGCCCCGGCTGCGCGCCGGTCTGCCCGTGGACACCACGGAACCCGCGGTCACCGAAGGACTCGGGAAACTCACCGACCCGGAGCGCAAGGGGTTGCTTTGGGGTGGCGGCAGCGCGGTGGCGGTGGCGGGACTGGTGACACTGGCGTGTCTTCCGGCGGCGTCCCCGTTTCGTGCGCCCGACGGCGGACTCACCAGCCACGGCGCCCCGCTCATGGACTCCATCGTCCCGTTGATCGCCCTCGGATTCTTCATTCCCGCAGTGGCCTACGGCTACGGGGCGGGGACGGTCCGCAGCCACCGCGACGTGGTGCAGGGCATGGCCCGGTCCATGAACACCATGGGTTACTACCTGGTGATGGCGTTCTGCGCCGCGCAGTTCACGTATGCCTTCCGCGAATCCAACCTCGGTGCCCTGCTGGCGATCCGCGGCGCCGACCTGCTCCAGCGCTGGTCGCTGCCGGGCGGGGTGACGGTGGTGGGCATCATCCTGCTGGCGGCGGCGGTGAACCTGCTGATCGGGTCCGCCTCGGCGAAATGGGCCCTCCTGGCCCCGGTGCTGGTGCCGATGCTCATGCAATTGAAGCTGTCCCCGGAGCTCACCCAGGCGGCATTCCGGATCGGGGATTCGAGCACCAACGTGATCACCCCGCTGTTCCCGTACTTCCCGTTGATCGTCGCGTACTGCCAGCGGTACTCGCGGACCGCGGGCATGGGAACCCTGATCGCGAGCATGCTGCCGTATTGCGCGTGCTTCCTGGTGCTGTGGACCGTGCTGCTGCTGGCCTGGTGGGGACTGGGGATCGCCCTCGGCCCGCAGGCGACCTACCGCCTTTGA
- a CDS encoding phage holin family protein, with protein MSDTAPSPGLLASLRRAAGTLGALAANRLELFLLELQEERDRVLEVVVLCLLAVLGAGFALALLTGTVLYLFWDTHPLAALLGLTLFYGGGAAAAVWRVWQRLQESRPFASSLAEFKKDQACFQAAPATPSASASSSSSSKAN; from the coding sequence ATGAGCGACACCGCACCATCGCCGGGACTGCTGGCCTCCTTGCGCCGCGCCGCCGGCACGCTGGGCGCGCTGGCGGCCAACCGCCTCGAACTGTTCCTCCTGGAACTCCAGGAGGAGCGCGACCGCGTGCTCGAGGTGGTCGTGCTGTGTCTCCTGGCGGTGCTGGGCGCCGGGTTTGCGCTCGCGTTGCTCACCGGGACGGTGCTGTACCTGTTCTGGGACACCCATCCGCTGGCCGCCCTGCTCGGGCTGACCCTGTTCTACGGCGGTGGCGCCGCGGCGGCGGTCTGGCGGGTGTGGCAACGGCTGCAGGAATCCCGTCCGTTCGCCTCCAGTCTCGCCGAATTCAAGAAGGACCAGGCATGTTTTCAGGCCGCTCCCGCGACACCCTCCGCCTCCGCAAGCAGCTCCTCCTCCTCGAAGGCGAACTGA
- a CDS encoding DUF883 domain-containing protein, with amino-acid sequence MNDSKVSTITADKVVDDLRILARDAEALLAATAGQADTRIEELRTRLNAALRSARGTCEELQGRTLDQVRRGLRETDEAVRSHPWESVGVAFGFGLVLGVLLSRR; translated from the coding sequence ATGAATGACTCCAAAGTGTCCACGATCACCGCCGACAAGGTGGTGGATGATCTTCGAATCCTTGCCCGCGATGCCGAGGCGCTGCTGGCGGCCACCGCCGGCCAGGCCGATACCCGCATTGAGGAACTGAGGACCCGGCTCAACGCCGCCCTGCGGTCCGCACGCGGCACCTGCGAGGAACTGCAGGGCCGGACCCTCGATCAGGTGCGTCGCGGATTGCGGGAGACTGACGAGGCGGTGCGGTCGCATCCCTGGGAATCGGTGGGGGTCGCCTTCGGATTTGGGTTGGTGCTCGGGGTGCTGTTGAGCCGTCGTTGA